Proteins found in one Alteromonas macleodii genomic segment:
- a CDS encoding PepSY domain-containing protein, with protein MSASFRKNSRSIHLWLSLVIFIPVIIVIASGLLLQVKKEFDWIQPPTQKVQKGQNNAPTLPFDEVLDAVKQVPHVNLNRWDDIDRLDVRPGKGIIKVRGKNHWEVQLDAQSGDVLQVAYRRTDTIEAIHDGSWFFEGAKLWLFLPAALLLFVLWVTGLFMLYTTLKSKYRKKKYRQPLNNS; from the coding sequence ATGTCCGCTTCCTTTCGCAAAAACAGTCGCAGTATTCACTTGTGGCTGTCGCTGGTTATTTTTATCCCTGTGATCATTGTTATCGCTAGCGGCTTGTTATTGCAGGTTAAAAAAGAATTCGACTGGATCCAACCGCCTACGCAAAAAGTGCAAAAAGGCCAAAACAACGCGCCTACGCTGCCCTTTGATGAAGTGCTTGATGCTGTAAAACAGGTGCCTCATGTTAACTTAAATAGGTGGGACGATATCGACCGTTTAGATGTTCGCCCCGGAAAAGGCATCATAAAAGTACGCGGCAAGAACCATTGGGAAGTGCAGCTTGATGCCCAAAGCGGCGATGTGCTTCAGGTTGCCTACCGACGCACAGACACCATCGAAGCCATTCATGACGGCAGCTGGTTCTTTGAAGGCGCCAAGCTATGGCTGTTTCTACCTGCTGCTCTGTTACTTTTTGTGCTGTGGGTTACCGGCCTTTTCATGTTGTACACCACCCTGAAAAGCAAATACCGAAAAAAGAAATACCGCCAGCCACTTAACAACTCATAG
- a CDS encoding YihY/virulence factor BrkB family protein, which produces MSKGRFSHAKSAFELSLKSWWSIIKRIFTSLQKDNIPLISAGVAFYCLLAIFPLLGATIALYGLMVSPQELQNHMSLLVNVVPADSRYIIEEQLTNLTEKSSTALGWGFLFTLLLSLWSSSKGANALIKACNITYSESEGRGFLKGILARVTCTIFMILTVIVALACITILPEAIVWITAKAISAEQATWITWPIMLGLFNLALSALYRYAPHRREAQWRWVTPGSLFATILWLVASYGFSFYLNEFASYNKTYGSVGGIIILLMWLYISAYIILIGAEVNSAIELQTTADSTKGEDKPMGERNAFVADHTPDDVKR; this is translated from the coding sequence ATGAGCAAGGGACGATTCAGCCACGCAAAATCTGCATTCGAGCTTTCACTGAAAAGCTGGTGGAGCATAATAAAACGTATATTCACTAGCCTGCAAAAAGACAATATTCCCCTTATTTCGGCAGGTGTCGCTTTCTACTGTTTACTAGCGATATTCCCATTACTCGGTGCAACTATCGCCCTTTACGGTCTTATGGTTTCGCCACAAGAATTACAAAACCATATGTCGTTACTTGTTAACGTAGTGCCGGCTGATAGCCGATATATTATTGAAGAGCAGCTTACCAATTTAACCGAAAAATCGAGCACTGCTTTAGGTTGGGGCTTTCTATTTACCCTTTTGCTCTCACTTTGGAGTAGTAGCAAAGGCGCTAATGCACTTATTAAAGCCTGTAATATTACGTACAGTGAATCGGAAGGGCGAGGCTTTTTAAAAGGGATACTCGCTCGTGTGACCTGCACGATATTCATGATTTTAACTGTAATAGTCGCCCTAGCCTGCATTACCATTTTACCAGAAGCGATAGTCTGGATAACGGCAAAAGCTATTAGCGCAGAGCAAGCTACATGGATAACCTGGCCCATCATGCTTGGCTTGTTCAATCTAGCCTTATCAGCGTTGTACCGCTATGCACCACACCGCCGTGAAGCCCAATGGCGTTGGGTAACACCGGGGTCGCTATTTGCCACCATCTTGTGGCTAGTTGCATCCTATGGTTTCTCTTTCTACCTGAATGAGTTTGCAAGTTATAACAAAACCTATGGCTCTGTGGGCGGCATTATCATCTTACTCATGTGGCTATACATTAGCGCTTATATCATTCTTATTGGCGCAGAGGTAAATTCGGCAATAGAGCTTCAAACAACGGCAGATAGTACCAAAGGCGAAGACAAGCCTATGGGCGAACGAAATGCTTTTGTGGCTGACCATACTCCAGATGACGTGAAACGTTAG
- a CDS encoding diguanylate cyclase — protein MPAPQKQDRSVPATSVSIDKMKERALSLYKAGNYEQAISIFSTIAKALENRTRENDVSALGRAYTYIAQSYKRLKLRKETAAFYRKALATYKRIDSKRNIARTLNTLAEAERYLGNLDTALNLVMESLRIHGTIDDPEGKAKAHMGASIILRYIENYELSLEHLKLAYAYFKRENDAVGTAKTANEIAHLYVRLASFEEARSFYEVALEYPADQLPPATVATALRELAGIEAIAANYQEARNYANRAMAIYNTQNAPEKKTAVFRIIGDAYKGEDNLTKAIYNYQASLNIANELDNNLFKVKALLPLGETYFQQQDLTESKRAFETALTFSEDLRNKTYRLAALKGLREVSSASGQFQAALEFAEKELALSEQIQLENSEKDLEIAKAKLLSFKLENEVEALKEQTRLDELEIARQNSEIEISRKEQQIANLQLSKERYVKLMLSLVVIVLVSIALILYRSYSMSRRKNAELHYLATHDSLTECFNRRYLFDSLRSLFSESHATSSACLVMIDIDHFKKINDDFGHNAGDDALRGVAHVLRQNISDDDVLARFGGEEFCMVLYNISLKDALTVSEQARSQVESYGFGEIKLTCSIGVTSIELGASSPTELIEQADKALFFSKANGRNQVNAYTAT, from the coding sequence TTGCCGGCTCCACAGAAACAAGACCGTTCCGTTCCAGCAACCTCTGTCAGCATTGATAAAATGAAAGAACGTGCACTGTCTTTATATAAGGCAGGGAATTATGAGCAGGCCATTTCAATATTTTCAACGATTGCTAAAGCATTAGAAAACCGAACTCGCGAAAACGACGTGTCTGCGTTGGGCAGAGCCTACACCTATATTGCACAATCATATAAAAGACTTAAGCTACGCAAGGAAACTGCGGCTTTCTACAGGAAAGCGTTAGCCACTTACAAACGCATTGATAGTAAACGCAATATCGCGCGCACTTTAAATACCTTGGCGGAAGCCGAACGCTATCTTGGTAATTTAGATACTGCGCTGAATTTGGTCATGGAAAGCTTACGCATACACGGGACGATTGACGACCCGGAAGGGAAAGCCAAAGCGCATATGGGCGCGTCGATTATTTTGCGTTACATAGAAAATTACGAACTATCTCTTGAGCATTTAAAGCTAGCTTATGCTTATTTCAAACGTGAAAACGATGCCGTAGGAACGGCCAAAACAGCGAACGAAATAGCCCATCTTTATGTGCGCCTGGCTTCTTTTGAGGAAGCCCGGTCGTTTTATGAGGTCGCCTTAGAGTACCCAGCTGATCAACTTCCCCCTGCCACAGTAGCTACCGCTTTGCGAGAACTGGCTGGGATCGAGGCGATAGCAGCAAACTACCAAGAAGCGCGTAACTATGCTAACCGTGCTATGGCTATCTACAACACACAAAATGCACCTGAAAAGAAAACCGCTGTATTTCGAATTATTGGTGACGCGTATAAAGGCGAAGATAACCTTACCAAGGCCATTTACAACTATCAGGCGAGCTTGAATATCGCTAACGAACTGGATAACAACTTATTTAAAGTGAAAGCGCTTTTGCCACTGGGCGAAACATACTTTCAGCAACAAGACTTAACAGAAAGTAAACGTGCTTTTGAAACAGCGCTAACCTTTTCTGAAGACTTGCGAAACAAGACATACCGTTTGGCGGCACTCAAGGGGCTGCGAGAGGTAAGTTCTGCGTCTGGCCAGTTTCAAGCTGCCCTCGAATTTGCTGAGAAAGAATTGGCGCTAAGTGAACAGATACAGCTTGAAAACAGTGAAAAAGATTTGGAGATAGCCAAAGCCAAATTGCTGTCGTTTAAATTAGAAAACGAGGTGGAAGCACTTAAAGAACAGACTCGTTTAGATGAGCTAGAAATAGCTAGACAGAATAGTGAAATTGAAATTTCGCGAAAAGAGCAGCAAATAGCCAATCTTCAATTATCGAAAGAGCGATACGTAAAGTTAATGTTATCGCTAGTGGTTATCGTATTAGTGAGCATCGCTTTAATTTTATATCGAAGCTACAGTATGTCGCGGCGTAAAAATGCAGAGCTTCACTATCTTGCTACTCACGATTCGCTAACCGAATGCTTTAACCGGCGCTATCTGTTTGATTCATTGAGAAGTCTTTTTTCAGAATCACACGCTACAAGCTCTGCCTGTCTTGTGATGATAGATATTGATCACTTTAAAAAAATAAATGACGACTTTGGTCATAATGCAGGGGATGATGCGCTCAGAGGCGTAGCCCACGTACTGCGCCAAAACATTTCAGACGATGACGTGTTAGCGCGTTTCGGCGGAGAAGAGTTCTGTATGGTGTTGTACAACATTTCTCTAAAAGATGCCTTGACCGTCAGTGAACAAGCTCGTTCACAAGTGGAAAGTTACGGCTTTGGCGAAATAAAACTAACTTGCAGTATTGGTGTTACCTCAATTGAACTTGGCGCTTCATCACCTACAGAGCTTATAGAGCAGGCTGATAAAGCGCTTTTCTTTTCAAAGGCTAACGGACGTAACCAAGTCAACGCTTATACCGCTACCTAG
- a CDS encoding TonB-dependent receptor plug domain-containing protein → MFIEILSDLPTSITSPCTSSPSICPSRFFAAFLLSLLTTPSFAQSEPSNSVERYTVTATRPYYDETLLRIFPQYEFDKSSLVSPLHTNDVLLQSPSVSLNGQGGQIQSIGVRGYSRWRIQTLLDGVPIVSDRRAGSSVGFIPPDFISSATVLPGAASTYLGSGAIGGAVNLQLESLQEPYLRVGYSSNQQVKAVSYAGSSAADSSKNGANGTEKPGVTDWNISYRSANNGEDANGNPLFDQFEQTGLFLKHRPENSIIKEVWTLYSNSKDIGKSSSDYPESRRTTYPNNTHWLGKIAFEDNLYAGNIWWHKSTLDTSVLRPESRINDSENKAFDYGFNINTDSQLKGWDLNWQFQLSGREGVVADEREFTLTPAESLPANATPLGISTSTVEPQFAYEVRTLDASEINTAAVVDASRQWQSFSVAIGTRVDWQRQSDDSGASATQPNNAQPNDVQLNNVQPSRSQSTTNFSGYLGANYQLSPRWAASLYVSSAFRNPSLTERFFAGETPRGTVLGSTQLETEQALNKQLTVAYRAKHIQGSIEVFHQQIDNYIERITVTEDVLQYANLDSASIEGASYQVSWQSQDSILDARLSGMWISGEDNLGNTIADIPANNQRLDVGVNWQATRFFTVLSYRASKTNIADGERALSDVFTLDIGANWQLSEDMQLQASWSNLTNQVYYTSADDKAAFAQGESVQLAITYQL, encoded by the coding sequence ATGTTTATTGAAATTTTATCAGATTTACCTACGTCTATTACTTCGCCTTGTACATCTTCGCCATCTATATGCCCGTCACGGTTTTTTGCAGCGTTTTTATTATCACTTTTAACGACACCGAGCTTTGCTCAAAGCGAACCGTCCAATAGTGTCGAACGCTATACGGTAACAGCTACGCGCCCCTATTATGACGAAACGCTGTTACGCATATTTCCACAATATGAATTTGATAAAAGTAGTCTTGTTTCGCCTTTGCACACCAATGATGTGCTGCTTCAATCGCCGTCAGTATCGCTAAATGGGCAAGGGGGACAGATACAAAGTATTGGTGTGCGAGGGTATTCGCGGTGGCGAATTCAAACCTTGCTGGATGGTGTACCTATCGTCAGCGATAGGCGCGCAGGTTCTAGTGTAGGCTTTATTCCGCCCGATTTTATTTCGTCAGCCACCGTATTACCGGGGGCAGCTTCCACTTATCTAGGCTCAGGCGCTATTGGCGGCGCGGTGAACTTACAGCTTGAATCACTGCAAGAGCCCTATTTAAGAGTAGGTTACAGCAGTAATCAGCAGGTGAAAGCTGTGAGTTATGCCGGTAGCAGTGCTGCAGATAGCAGCAAAAATGGCGCAAACGGCACAGAAAAGCCTGGGGTTACAGATTGGAATATCTCATACAGAAGCGCGAATAACGGCGAGGATGCGAATGGCAATCCGCTGTTTGATCAATTTGAGCAAACAGGGTTGTTCCTTAAGCATAGACCTGAAAATAGCATTATAAAAGAGGTCTGGACACTATATTCAAATAGCAAAGATATTGGTAAATCCAGTAGTGACTACCCTGAAAGCAGAAGAACAACCTACCCAAATAATACCCATTGGCTTGGTAAGATAGCGTTTGAAGATAATTTATATGCTGGGAATATCTGGTGGCATAAATCAACCTTAGATACCTCGGTGTTGCGACCAGAGAGTCGTATAAATGACAGCGAAAACAAGGCGTTTGATTATGGCTTCAATATCAATACAGATTCGCAATTAAAAGGCTGGGATTTGAACTGGCAGTTTCAGCTATCCGGCCGGGAAGGCGTGGTGGCTGATGAAAGAGAGTTTACGTTAACGCCAGCAGAAAGCCTACCAGCTAATGCAACGCCACTTGGTATATCTACAAGTACAGTTGAACCACAGTTTGCCTATGAAGTGCGTACGCTTGATGCCAGTGAAATTAATACTGCAGCCGTCGTTGATGCTTCACGCCAGTGGCAAAGCTTTTCAGTTGCTATCGGTACAAGGGTTGATTGGCAGCGACAGTCTGATGATTCAGGTGCCAGCGCAACTCAGCCTAATAATGCCCAGCCTAATGATGTCCAGCTTAATAATGTCCAGCCTAGTAGGTCGCAATCAACTACAAATTTTAGTGGCTATTTGGGCGCAAACTATCAGCTTTCTCCCCGTTGGGCGGCTAGCCTGTATGTTTCTAGTGCATTTCGAAACCCATCGTTAACTGAGCGTTTCTTTGCTGGGGAAACGCCTCGAGGTACAGTGCTGGGTAGTACACAGCTTGAAACCGAACAAGCCCTTAATAAACAGCTAACCGTGGCCTATAGGGCAAAACACATTCAGGGCTCGATTGAAGTGTTTCATCAGCAAATTGATAACTATATTGAACGTATTACAGTTACTGAAGATGTACTTCAATATGCTAATTTAGATAGTGCATCCATAGAAGGCGCAAGCTATCAGGTTAGCTGGCAATCACAAGATAGCATCTTAGATGCTCGACTTAGTGGCATGTGGATTAGCGGTGAAGATAACTTGGGAAACACCATTGCAGATATACCGGCAAACAATCAGCGCCTAGATGTAGGTGTTAATTGGCAAGCCACGCGCTTTTTTACGGTACTAAGCTATCGGGCCAGTAAGACAAACATTGCAGACGGCGAACGAGCCCTTAGCGATGTTTTTACCCTAGATATTGGCGCAAACTGGCAGTTAAGTGAGGATATGCAACTTCAAGCAAGCTGGAGTAACCTCACTAACCAAGTCTACTACACCAGTGCAGATGACAAGGCCGCGTTTGCTCAAGGGGAAAGTGTACAGCTAGCCATCACTTACCAACTATGA
- a CDS encoding SDR family NAD(P)-dependent oxidoreductase: MSNEFAGKTAIISGAAGGIGLALAEALAQQGMNIVMGDIDNVALAESSKGLREQGFDVLTCALDVTDYSQWEDIVANAKEKFGKVHMVINNAGVGGTPGKVEGSEHETWRWVMDVNVMGVLYGAQACVPAIKEHGEGGWVLNVASMAGMMGMPYAGAYCASKAAVVSMTESWVPELKPFGIHTSVLCPAFVKTRIHESYRNRQEKYAVAAEKRIDKDKLKAGAQAATKAVESGIAASVLAERVIEALQSKQTYIYTHPNYRKVTTGRFKAIDAAFEDAELSPAVGHLKDDEIVTF; encoded by the coding sequence ATGTCTAATGAATTTGCGGGTAAAACTGCCATAATTTCTGGTGCCGCTGGTGGTATAGGGCTAGCGTTAGCAGAAGCGTTGGCACAGCAGGGCATGAATATCGTTATGGGCGATATTGATAACGTGGCGTTAGCCGAATCAAGCAAAGGATTACGCGAACAAGGTTTTGATGTGCTGACTTGCGCCCTAGATGTAACCGACTACTCTCAGTGGGAAGATATAGTTGCCAATGCCAAAGAGAAATTTGGCAAGGTTCACATGGTTATTAACAATGCTGGTGTGGGCGGCACGCCGGGTAAAGTAGAAGGTTCAGAGCATGAAACCTGGCGCTGGGTTATGGATGTTAACGTAATGGGCGTGCTTTACGGCGCACAAGCATGCGTACCAGCCATCAAAGAACACGGCGAAGGAGGCTGGGTATTAAACGTAGCGTCAATGGCGGGAATGATGGGAATGCCATATGCGGGTGCTTATTGCGCTTCAAAAGCGGCGGTGGTATCTATGACAGAAAGTTGGGTGCCAGAATTGAAACCCTTTGGTATTCATACCTCGGTATTGTGCCCGGCATTTGTAAAAACTCGCATCCATGAGTCTTACAGAAACAGACAGGAAAAGTATGCAGTGGCAGCTGAAAAGCGCATTGATAAAGATAAGCTCAAAGCAGGCGCTCAAGCGGCAACTAAGGCGGTTGAGTCCGGTATAGCAGCCTCCGTGCTCGCAGAGCGTGTAATAGAAGCCCTTCAATCGAAACAAACTTATATCTATACCCATCCTAACTATCGAAAAGTTACCACAGGTAGATTCAAAGCCATTGATGCGGCTTTTGAAGATGCAGAATTAAGCCCAGCCGTGGGACATCTAAAAGACGATGAAATTGTTACGTTTTAA
- a CDS encoding VPS10 domain-containing protein translates to MKKLLKAAVAVSIALSCSPTYADKDDKDGIFNSATFKAMELRNIGPAYMSGRIADIAIDQNNPSTWYTAVGSGGVWKTTNAGTTWEPIFDDQPVYSIGDVTIAPSNSNIIWVGTGENNGGRHISFGDGVYKSLDGGQTWKNMGLSKSEHVSDIIIHPTNPDIVWVSAQGPLWSGGGERGLYKTTDGGETWKQVLKPADKWTGVTSLLIDPRNPDKLYAATWARQRSIGAYVGTNEGAGIHTSSDGGETWTELKTGLPKGNMGKIGMAISPMNPDVIYATIETDNRGGGFYRSADQGASWTKMSDEVGGGTGPHYYQEIFADQHQFDRVYIASNYSKVSDDGGKTWTPINTKRKHVDDHAMAFHPTDPDFVLMGSDGGIYMSHDRMANWRFMANLPLTQFYKVAPDDSKPFYKIYAGAQDNSTQGGPSRTMREEGIKNKDWFLTLGGDGHGPAVEPGNPDIMYSQWQQGNLTRVDMKTREGVYIKPQPLPGDPAERYNWDAPINVSAHDPARIYFASQRVWRSDDRGDSWTPVSGDLTKNGNRMHSPLMGRTWSVEAGWDLYAMTEFHTIANFAESPVDENILWAGTDDGIIQVTTNGGKSWKKIELDDIRGIPANSYVNDIRADLFDPNTVYVALDNHKYGDYKPYLIKSTNLGKSWTSLAEDLPEKHLVWRIVQDHVNKDLLFIGTEFGVFFSVDGGKDWVELDGGMPTISTRDVKIQRRENDLVAGTFGRGIYILDDYAPLRSLTEKSMQQDAILFGPSRPVKWFQLDDNHTDSDGDDRFVAENPEHGATFTYYLKDSLLTAKEKRQEAEKKLIEDKKYPKYPSWEAVEAENQEAAPAVYVEVRDSDGDVIKRVEGKVNKGLHRITWDMKHTSTSPLTDKESKDRGLMALPGTYTATLFKRVNAEVTPLSEPVSFELKPIVQGALEGATYEEIASYSDKVSDAQKRALSSTTVLTQIKDTMALLRTAIDRTPNDVAKLEAQFAAIQDEINEVSRAFYGLKSRDKMGIKPANIMSRLRYARSALGSSYGPTQQHKDQLSYAQDSLDSVVTRISTLQNTAVPKLQQAVVDAGGPWTTGLPVIAK, encoded by the coding sequence ATGAAAAAGCTTCTTAAAGCGGCAGTTGCGGTGTCAATTGCACTTTCATGCTCACCCACCTACGCAGACAAAGACGATAAAGACGGCATATTCAACAGCGCAACCTTTAAAGCCATGGAGCTTAGAAACATTGGCCCTGCTTATATGTCGGGCCGAATAGCCGATATTGCAATTGACCAAAACAACCCGTCTACTTGGTACACCGCTGTTGGCTCTGGCGGTGTGTGGAAAACCACCAACGCTGGCACTACGTGGGAGCCCATTTTCGATGACCAGCCTGTTTATTCTATTGGCGATGTAACCATTGCACCAAGTAACTCAAATATCATTTGGGTGGGAACGGGCGAAAACAATGGCGGTCGACACATCAGCTTCGGCGACGGTGTTTACAAATCATTAGATGGCGGACAAACCTGGAAAAACATGGGGCTGTCGAAGTCAGAGCACGTTTCAGACATTATTATCCATCCTACCAACCCAGATATCGTGTGGGTATCAGCTCAAGGACCACTTTGGAGTGGCGGCGGCGAGCGCGGCTTATATAAGACTACCGACGGGGGAGAAACCTGGAAGCAAGTGCTTAAGCCTGCTGATAAATGGACGGGCGTAACCTCTTTACTTATCGACCCGCGCAACCCAGATAAACTTTATGCAGCAACATGGGCTCGCCAGCGCTCAATCGGCGCTTACGTAGGCACAAACGAAGGTGCTGGTATTCATACTTCTAGCGATGGTGGCGAAACCTGGACGGAGCTTAAAACAGGGTTGCCGAAAGGAAATATGGGTAAAATTGGTATGGCTATATCGCCTATGAACCCTGACGTTATCTATGCCACCATTGAAACTGATAATCGCGGCGGTGGCTTTTATCGCTCAGCTGATCAGGGCGCTAGCTGGACTAAAATGTCTGATGAAGTAGGCGGCGGTACTGGCCCTCACTATTATCAAGAAATTTTCGCGGACCAGCATCAGTTTGACCGTGTTTATATCGCCAGCAACTACAGTAAAGTATCAGACGACGGCGGTAAAACATGGACGCCTATCAATACTAAGCGCAAGCACGTAGACGATCACGCGATGGCCTTTCACCCCACTGACCCGGATTTTGTTTTAATGGGGTCTGATGGCGGTATTTATATGTCTCACGATAGAATGGCGAACTGGCGCTTTATGGCTAATTTGCCGTTGACCCAGTTCTATAAAGTTGCGCCAGACGATTCAAAGCCTTTTTACAAGATTTACGCAGGGGCGCAGGATAACTCTACCCAAGGCGGCCCTTCACGCACTATGCGAGAAGAAGGAATAAAGAACAAAGATTGGTTCTTAACGTTAGGTGGTGACGGACACGGCCCAGCAGTAGAGCCTGGCAACCCTGATATTATGTATTCACAATGGCAGCAGGGTAACTTGACCCGTGTTGATATGAAAACCCGTGAAGGCGTATACATTAAGCCTCAGCCACTTCCTGGCGACCCGGCAGAACGATACAACTGGGACGCGCCGATAAATGTTTCAGCTCATGACCCAGCGCGTATTTACTTTGCATCGCAGCGGGTGTGGCGTAGCGATGATCGCGGTGACAGCTGGACGCCGGTATCAGGCGATTTAACGAAAAACGGCAATCGTATGCACTCGCCATTAATGGGGCGCACTTGGTCGGTAGAGGCCGGTTGGGACTTATATGCCATGACCGAATTCCACACCATTGCCAATTTCGCTGAAAGCCCAGTGGATGAAAATATTCTGTGGGCAGGCACTGACGACGGGATTATTCAAGTTACAACCAACGGCGGCAAATCGTGGAAAAAGATTGAGTTAGACGATATTAGAGGCATTCCTGCCAATTCCTATGTGAATGATATTCGCGCTGACTTGTTCGACCCTAATACCGTATATGTGGCGCTGGATAATCACAAATATGGCGACTACAAGCCCTATCTTATTAAATCGACTAACTTGGGTAAAAGCTGGACATCACTTGCTGAAGACCTGCCTGAGAAGCACCTAGTTTGGCGTATTGTGCAAGACCATGTGAACAAAGACTTGCTCTTTATCGGTACCGAGTTTGGTGTGTTTTTCTCGGTAGATGGTGGTAAAGATTGGGTTGAGTTAGACGGTGGCATGCCGACCATTTCAACCCGCGACGTGAAAATACAGCGTCGTGAGAATGACCTTGTGGCTGGTACTTTTGGTCGGGGTATTTATATTCTTGATGACTACGCGCCGCTGCGTTCATTAACTGAAAAGTCTATGCAGCAAGACGCTATTTTGTTTGGCCCGAGCCGCCCAGTGAAATGGTTCCAGCTAGATGACAATCACACTGACTCTGACGGCGACGACCGCTTTGTTGCCGAAAATCCTGAGCACGGTGCAACTTTCACCTATTATCTGAAAGACAGCTTGCTTACGGCAAAAGAAAAACGCCAAGAAGCTGAGAAGAAGTTAATAGAAGATAAGAAGTACCCTAAATACCCAAGCTGGGAGGCTGTGGAAGCTGAAAATCAAGAAGCGGCGCCAGCAGTCTATGTTGAGGTACGCGACAGCGACGGAGACGTTATTAAGCGCGTCGAGGGTAAAGTTAATAAAGGCTTACATCGCATCACCTGGGATATGAAGCATACATCGACGAGTCCGCTAACGGATAAAGAAAGTAAAGATAGAGGTTTGATGGCGCTGCCCGGTACCTATACCGCTACCTTGTTCAAGCGCGTTAATGCCGAGGTAACACCACTTTCTGAACCTGTTTCGTTTGAACTTAAGCCTATTGTTCAAGGTGCACTTGAAGGTGCCACTTATGAAGAAATTGCTTCTTATTCAGACAAGGTAAGCGATGCGCAAAAACGTGCGCTTTCTTCAACGACAGTGCTGACGCAGATTAAAGATACAATGGCCCTGTTGCGCACAGCTATCGACCGCACGCCAAATGATGTGGCTAAACTTGAAGCTCAATTTGCTGCGATTCAAGACGAGATAAACGAAGTGAGCAGAGCGTTTTACGGTCTTAAATCTCGCGATAAAATGGGCATCAAGCCGGCGAATATCATGAGTCGCCTGCGCTATGCACGTTCTGCGTTAGGTTCATCTTATGGTCCTACACAGCAGCACAAAGATCAGCTTAGCTATGCTCAAGATAGCTTAGATAGCGTAGTTACGCGCATCAGTACTCTACAAAATACTGCTGTACCTAAGCTGCAACAAGCTGTGGTTGATGCTGGGGGACCGTGGACAACAGGTCTTCCTGTAATCGCTAAATAG
- a CDS encoding SDR family oxidoreductase: MTDSTPSDKVIAITGASSGIGKETAKQLVDEGYKVALLARSEDKLTELVNELGEDNARAVKVDVSNIDEVNRAFEQLHEHFGRLDGVFANAGRGAKAAGIEKGDVEDWDGMLGANVNGLLYTAKASLPFLRKTKGHFIITSSVAGRVALKGSVYGASKWFAYGFGQNLAEEMREWGGRCTTICPGMVNTPFFDEPKEDKLQPADIAKSVLFALSANDSACVREVYVMPAK, encoded by the coding sequence ATGACAGATTCTACACCGAGCGACAAGGTTATTGCGATTACTGGTGCCTCTAGCGGTATAGGCAAAGAAACGGCAAAGCAACTTGTTGATGAAGGTTACAAAGTTGCGCTTTTAGCGCGAAGTGAAGATAAGTTAACCGAGTTAGTTAACGAATTGGGCGAAGACAATGCCCGCGCTGTCAAAGTTGATGTGAGTAACATTGATGAAGTGAACCGCGCTTTCGAGCAATTGCATGAACATTTTGGTCGTTTAGATGGCGTATTTGCCAACGCTGGGCGGGGCGCAAAAGCTGCCGGCATCGAAAAAGGCGATGTAGAAGACTGGGATGGCATGTTAGGGGCTAACGTCAACGGTTTACTCTATACCGCTAAAGCAAGCTTACCTTTTCTTCGAAAAACGAAGGGGCATTTTATTATTACTAGTTCTGTAGCCGGAAGAGTAGCCCTTAAGGGGTCTGTTTACGGTGCTAGTAAGTGGTTCGCCTATGGCTTCGGCCAAAATCTTGCCGAGGAAATGCGTGAATGGGGTGGACGATGCACCACCATCTGCCCCGGCATGGTCAATACGCCATTTTTTGACGAGCCTAAGGAAGATAAACTTCAGCCAGCAGATATAGCGAAGTCGGTATTGTTTGCGCTAAGTGCAAATGATTCGGCCTGTGTTCGAGAAGTTTATGTGATGCCTGCAAAATAA
- a CDS encoding type 1 glutamine amidotransferase domain-containing protein → MSNTQNLQGKKIAILATNGFEQSELVQPKEMFTERGAQVDILAIEDQTSIKAWDEDDWGKDVNVDLQVTSAKLDDYDALVLPGGQINPDVLRTNEDAVNFIKEANNTDSIKAVGAICHGPWLLVESGLAKGATLTSFPSIQTDLKNAGANWVDREVVTDDKLVTSRNPNDIPAFVDQISKMIA, encoded by the coding sequence ATGAGCAACACGCAAAACCTTCAGGGTAAAAAAATTGCTATTTTAGCAACCAATGGTTTTGAGCAAAGTGAATTGGTTCAACCTAAAGAGATGTTCACAGAACGTGGCGCACAAGTTGATATTTTGGCTATTGAAGATCAAACCTCTATCAAAGCGTGGGATGAAGACGACTGGGGTAAAGACGTAAATGTTGACTTGCAGGTTACATCGGCCAAGCTTGATGATTACGATGCCCTTGTGCTTCCGGGCGGTCAGATAAATCCAGACGTACTTCGTACCAATGAAGACGCGGTAAACTTTATTAAAGAAGCAAACAATACTGATAGCATCAAAGCCGTAGGTGCAATTTGCCATGGCCCTTGGCTGTTAGTGGAATCGGGTTTAGCGAAAGGCGCAACCCTCACCTCATTCCCTAGCATTCAAACGGATTTGAAAAACGCAGGTGCGAATTGGGTAGATAGAGAAGTAGTGACTGACGATAAGTTAGTTACAAGCCGAAATCCTAATGATATCCCAGCCTTTGTCGACCAAATTAGTAAGATGATTGCATAG